Sequence from the Acidimicrobiia bacterium genome:
GCCGGCGACCACCACCACTCTTGGAGGAACCACCACCCCGGCGCCGGACACGACTGCCACGCTTCCCACGACGCCCACGACCGTGCCTCCCCCGCCGCCTCTCGGCGAGGTGGGGATCGCCCTGGTGCCCGTCGCCGCCGGCCTCTCCAACCCGGTGCTCGTCACCGCCCGTACCGGCGACGACCGGCTGTTCGTCGTCGAGCAGCCGGGGGTGGTGCTCGCCCTCACCCCAGGAGGCGACCGCGAGACGATCCTCGACCTCCGTTCCCGGGTGGAGTACGGAGGTGAGCAGGGCCTGCTCGGACTCGCCTTTCACCCCACCGACCCGGACCGCACCTTCCTCCACTACAGCGCCGCCGGAAGCGGCGACACGGTCCTAGAGGAGTTCGACCTCACCACCGGCGAGTCGGTGGGAGTGGTCCTCACCGTCGCCCAGCCGGCCGGAAACCACAACGGGGGGATGATCGCCTTCGGCCCCGACGGGATGCTCTACGTCGGGCTCGGTGACGGGGGCGGCGCCAACGACCAATACCGCCACGGCCAGAACCGTGACAGCCTGCTCGGGGCGATCCTGCGCATCGACGTCGACTCGGCCTTCCCCTACGCCATCCCCGCCGACAACCCCTTCGCCACCGACGGTGGCGCCCCCGAGGTGTGGGCTTACGGCCTGCGCAACCCGTGGCGGTTCTCCTTCGACGGCGACGACCTGTGGATCGGTGACGTCGGCCAGGGCGAGTGGGAGGAGGTCTCGATGGTCT
This genomic interval carries:
- a CDS encoding PQQ-dependent sugar dehydrogenase; this encodes MTRRLTVLLGMILALAACGDDGADTTTSAPTTTEPPATTTTLGGTTTPAPDTTATLPTTPTTVPPPPPLGEVGIALVPVAAGLSNPVLVTARTGDDRLFVVEQPGVVLALTPGGDRETILDLRSRVEYGGEQGLLGLAFHPTDPDRTFLHYSAAGSGDTVLEEFDLTTGESVGVVLTVAQPAGNHNGGMIAFGPDGMLYVGLGDGGGANDQYRHGQNRDSLLGAILRIDVDSAFPYAIPADNPFATDGGAPEVWAYGLRNPWRFSFDGDDLWIGDVGQGEWEEVSMVSIDQGGHNLGWSVYEGTHCFGAAALCVPDGFTMPVFEYSHDGGRCSITGGYVYRGSAVPGLAGAYLFGDWCTGEVMGLRIGDDGTVERRAFSVDAPRITSFGVGPDGEVYLTAGDSVFLIVAG